The following coding sequences lie in one Yamadazyma tenuis chromosome 3, complete sequence genomic window:
- the TSR3 gene encoding ribosome biogenesis protein tsr3 (BUSCO:EOG092656RK; COG:S; EggNog:ENOG503NUW8) — MGKGKNKEVRPARTSNGHKSKLHHAKKGRQESKFSGSANEHPFKLAMWDFDHCDPKRCSGKKLERLGFIKNMRIGQKFNGAVISPNGQSVICPDDKEIVENFGAAVVECSWARLDEIPFNKIGGKHERLLPYFVAANPVNYGRPWRLNCVEALAACLAIVGHYDWAETILSKFSWGLTFLKVNEELLEIYSKCTDHDSVKQAEADYLDRLEKETKERKEETRNSDVWMIGNTNRKLAVGDNSDEEVSSEYDYDDHEEEDAEYDGLGNLIIKNKRESIEESDEESNSEEDSDEEEDDVQYDTLGNIIVKHAELNDKLTALTI, encoded by the coding sequence ATGGGGAAGGGGAAAAACAAAGAAGTAAGGCCCGCTAGAACTTCGAACGGGCACAAGTCGAAGCTACATCATGCTAAAAAGGGTAGACAAGAGTCCAAGTTTCTGGGATCTGCAAATGAACACCCGTTCAAGCTTGCAATGTGGGACTTTGATCATTGTGATCCGAAGAGATGCTCTGGGAAGAAATTAGAAAGATTGGGGTTTATTAAGAATATGAGAATCGGGCAGAAGTTCAACGGGGCTGTTATATCACCCAACGGGCAGCTGGTGATTTGCCCTGATGACAAGGAGATTGTGGAAAATTTCGGTGCAGCAGTGGTGGAATGTTCATGGGCCAGATTAGATGAGATTCCATTTAACaaaattggtggaaaacatGAAAGGTTGTTACCATATTTCGTTGCCGCTAACCCAGTTAATTATGGAAGACCATGGAGGTTGAATTGTGTAGAAGCATTGGCTGCTTGTTTGGCTATTGTTGGACATTATGACTGGGCAGAAACTATTTTGAGTAAATTCTCATGGGGGTTAACTTTCCTCAAAGTGAACGAGGAATTATTGGAGATATACTCCAAATGCACAGACCATGATTCTGTAAAGCAAGCAGAAGCGGATTACCTTGACAGATTGGAAAAGGAAAcaaaagaaagaaaagaagagacGAGGAACAGTGATGTTTGGATGATAGGGAACACCAACCGAAAACTAGCTGTGGGAGACAATAGTGATGAAGAGGTACTGTCAGAGTATGACTACGATGATCatgaagaggaagacgCTGAGTACGATGGTTTGGGGAACcttatcatcaagaataaGCGTGAATCAATCGAAgaaagtgatgaagaaagtAACAGCGAAGAAGATctggatgaagaagaagacgatgtACAGTATGATACGTTGGGGAATATCATTGTAAAACATGCCGAGCTTAATGACAAGCTCACCGCCTTGACCATTTAA
- a CDS encoding uncharacterized protein (EggNog:ENOG503NU7U; COG:G): protein MSSLESKEVSLSDVDQKKNALATTVSKLDDETFGEIDPKKENQLLHKFDRRIMPILSLIYFLSFLDRSNIGNAKVAGLYEQLELTNSQYSLVVSIFYVTYILSEVPAVLIARRIGFRLFLCTMMFGWAIVTLCTAFVRDFWSLTLCRLLLGLLEGGVFPNMSLYISILYKRQEQGRRLSYLYVCSCMSGAFGGLIATGITKIHSNGTLDSWSYLYIIEGAISAVAVVCLYWLPDDPAHAKFLNQEELEVMAIREEQRKFYMGSDKFDKKEFVLAIKDPKLYMSVIIQFSVDLVLYGFSTFLPSILSLQLGFTSLRAQYLSIPVYFVSALGVYLSCYFSDKMNKKFPFILGVNALAFIGYVILLTNKKAAVNYFATYLIAIPLYSAVSLNITWINNNMAPHYRRATALGFNQTFGNLAGVIAGQVYRAPPHYYLGNGFSLGCVVVSSTTTILMYQYLKKQNQLKDNILNGAKDTRKVRSGCEDPEFVYVY from the coding sequence ATGAGTTCACTTGAGAGTAAAGAAGTATCCTTGTCGGACGTggatcaaaagaagaatgcTTTGGCTACCACTGTGTCAAAACTTGATGACGAAACCTTTGGTGAAATAgatccaaagaaagagaatCAATTACTTCACAAATTTGATAGAAGAATTATGCCAATTCTTTCATTGATTTATTTCTTATCGTTTTTGGACAGATCTAATATCGGAAATGCAAAAGTTGCTGGATTGTACGAGCAATTAGAATTGACTAATAGTCAATATTCTTTGGTAGTTTCTATTTTCTATGTCACTTATATTTTATCTGAAGTTCCTGCTGTGTTAATAGCCAGAAGAATTGGCTTCAGGTTGTTCTTATGCACTATGATGTTTGGTTGGGCCATCGTTACCTTGTGCACTGCCTTTGTCAGAGATTTCTGGTCCCTTACGTTATGTCGGCTTTTGTTGGGATTGTTGGaaggtggtgtttttcCAAACATGAGTTTGTACATTTCCATTTTGTACAAACGTCAAGAACAGGGAAGGAGATTGTCTTACCTTTATGTTTGTTCTTGTATGAGTGGAGCTTTTGGTGGACTTATTGCCACGGGTATAACCAAAATACATTCAAATGGAACTTTGGATAGTTGGTCTTACTTGTACATAATTGAAGGAGCAATTTCAGCTGTTGCTGTGGTTTGCTTATACTGGCTTCCAGACGATCCTGCGCATGCTAAATTTTTAAACCAGgaagagttggaggtgatggCAATAAGAGAGGAACAGAGAAAGTTTTACATGGGTAGtgacaagtttgacaagaaAGAATTTGTGCTAGCTATTAAAGATCCCAAATTATACATGAGTGTGATTATTCAGTTCAGTGTGGATCTTGTTTTATATGGGTTTTCCACATTCTTGCCATCTATCTTGAGTCTTCAATTGGGATTCACATCTTTAAGAGCACAGTACCTTTCTATTCCAGTTTACTTTGTATCTGCATTGGGAGTGTACCTTTCTTGTTACTTTTCTGATaagatgaacaagaaattTCCATTTATATTGGGTGTTAATGCTCTTGCTTTCATCGGATACGTGATTTTACTTACTAATAAGAAAGCTGCAGTCAattattttgcaacttaTCTAATTGCAATTCCATTGTATTCGGCTGTTTCCTTGAATATTACTTGGATCAATAATAATATGGCTCCACATTATAGAAGAGCAACAGCCCTTGGATTCAACCAAACATTTGGTAATTTGGCTGGAGTGATCGCCGGACAAGTTTACAGAGCCCCTCCCCACTACTATCTTGGAAATGGATTTTCTTTGGGCTGCGTTGTGGTTTCTTCTACGACTACAATTTTAATGTACCAGTATTTGAAAAAACAGAATCAATTGAAAGATAATATTTTGAACGGTGCAAAAGATACACGAAAGGTCCGTTCTGGTTGTGAAGACCCTGAATTTGTGTATGTTTACTAA